One Spinacia oleracea cultivar Varoflay chromosome 4, BTI_SOV_V1, whole genome shotgun sequence DNA segment encodes these proteins:
- the LOC130471892 gene encoding uncharacterized protein, translating into MVAIWLLCHYNDRNFDVRVQDTDETNYMDLVDDLFDDSIKQDVLIPDLFRLFYVNPSTNKRVELLNDVGLMGMWGLFKRTDTVEIWIEKANEKETSIQFRTAVKKRKDRKERKAAELRRKAEEFEREREEERRRLEREAEIQRDLEEQLANTVAVEVPVYDVEDLSVEYVRVYSSQHADCLSPGGSQPPNTQKEPSPPPREPSPPPNVPSPPREPSPPPNNPSPPPRSPSPPPNNPSPPPRSPSPPPTSPQTQPQQQQQQTEHQQQQQTEHQQQQQTEQQQHQPTEQQQQHQTEHHPDQTPPPNRAELNKGRGFRISRSHAKKTGEFVPKKRGGRPAGSRVRKPTAYNVEEEEQWDDESDDENFEESESDSETGFNSDDFIDEEIEEDEEQDVLKEVISERSFEDHLDGSNKLDNLYANGKVVGSMPWGTIKLQPWMIFQSKTHFMEVFRDFCIQEGFAVSVEKADTTRFTAMCLVELCNWRIHACVLLDGVSWAIKTLVSEHKSCGRLEENPMVTSQWLCTKLLPDIEANPEIPIKTLQRKALGIYRVQVKQRLMYKVRSLARQQIYGGFDESYALLPSYAEMIKSTNPGSYALVTWTADSGNVTPRFKACFFSFAAQVRGFLRGCRPIIGIDGAHLSGYYKGILLTAVAIDGNNEIFPLAYSIVSTESMDTWSYFFRSLKALFVQHGCQRDDWTFISDRMRGVESALYDVFPKAVKRVCAQHLYTNCRQAGYSGTAFHDLFWVAADAYNPYVFNKAMEKIGKLIPEAVGYLDKVPEQWSRHKFDVGVTCDHNTTNFVESFNACTKPFRDLPVLSLLEEIRSWCMTKIGARFDKAVDIGPDQLTPYATKELEERSADSRFCYATNAGGGEFEVLDGHVKFPIRLAARVCGCGKWQGCGIPCKHAIRVIYHQRLNPTDFVSPYFKGAAYKLTYSEHIHPMPDSTQWPTFELPRILPPLMRRAAGRPAKQRRRGAHEKKRGKRNTTVKCGKCKQIGHNSRTCKGGSTAKQRKESAAAAAGSAGAQHLCSGCAGGGLGWTVCAVGGDWGLGQCGVVVGYGLPTAAVSVQNSAVRLQLSLTSKIHPVFHVSQLKADVGDVIGSPTIPDQLSAYLVLEAQLEAVLGVRMNGTATEFLILCKLYSLPLSFERVG; encoded by the exons ATGGTCGCAATTTGGTTGTTATGTCATTATAATGATCGGAATTTTGATGTGAGGGTACAAGATACTGATGAAACGAACTACATGGATTTGGTTGATGACTTGTTTGATGATTCTATTAAGCAAGATGTTCTGATTCCCGAtttatttagattgttttatgtTAATCCTAGTACGAATAAAAGAGTAGAATTGTTGAATGATGTTGGTTTGATGGGCATGTGGGGTTTATTTAAGCGCACAGATACTGTGGAAATATGGATAGAGAAGGCAAATGAGAAGGAAACTTCAATCCAATTTAGGACTGCAGTTAAGAAAAGGAAGGATAGGAAGGAAAGGAAGGCTGCAGAACTTAGAAGGAAAGCTGAGGAGTTTGAGAGGGAGAGGGAAGAGGAAAGGAGAAGGTTAGAAAGGGAGGCTGAGATTCAAAGGGATTTGGAGGAGCAATTGGCAAACACAGTGGCAGTTGAGGTGCCTGTGTATGATGTTGAGGATTTAAGCGTAGAGTACGTACGTGTTTACAGCTCACAACATGCTGACTGCCTTTCCCCGGGAGGTTCCCAACCACCAAATACACAAAAAGAGCCTTCACCACCACCAAGAGAgccctcaccaccaccaaatgTTCCATCACCACCAAGAGAgccctcaccaccaccaaataatccatcaccaccaccaagaagtccctcaccaccaccaaataatccatcaccaccaccaagaagtccctcaccaccaccaaccTCACCACAGACACaaccacagcaacaacaacaacagacagaacatcagcaacaacaacaaacagaacatcaacaacaacaacaaacagaaCAACAGCAACACCAACCCACagaacagcagcaacaacatcaaacaGAACACCATCCAGATCAGACACCCCCTCCTAACAGGGCTGAGTTAAACAAAGGGAGGGGTTTCAGAATTTCCAGAAGTCATGCTAAGAAGACGGGTGAGTTTGTTCCTAAGAAGAGGGGGGGAAGGCCTGCTGGTTCAAGGGTGAGGAAACCCACTGCATACAATGTGGAGGAAGAAGAGCAATGGGAtgatgagagtgatgatgaaAATTTTGAGGAGAGTGAGAGTGATAGTGAAACTGGTTTCAACTCCGACGATTTCATTGACGAAGaaattgaagaagatgaagaacaaGATGTTCTTAAGGAGGTAATTTCTGAGAGAAGTTTTGAGGATCATTTAGATGGGAGTAATAAGCTGGATAATTTGTATGCAAATGGGAAAGTTGTGGGAAGCATGCCATGGGGGACTATCAAGTTGCAACCATGGATGATATTCCAAAGCAAGACACACTTCATGGAGGTCTTCAGAGACTTCTGTATTCAAGAGGGATTTGCTGTGAGTGTTGAAAAGGCTGATACAACCAGATTCACTGCAATGTGTCTGGTTGAGTTATGCAATTGGAGGATCCATGCCTGTGTGTTGTTGGATGGGGTCAGTTGGGCCATTAAAACTCTTGTCAGTGAGCACAAGTCTTGTGGGAGACTTGAGGAGAATCCCATGGTGACATCTCAGTGGCTATGCACCAAACTACTTCCTGACATTGAAGCAAATCCAGAAATCCCAATTAAGACACTTCAAAGAAAGGCATTGGGGATTTATAGGGTACAAGTGAAACAGAGGTTGATGTACAAGGTGAGAAGCCTCGCGAGGCAGCAAATTTATGGAGGTTTTGATGAGTCATATGCCCTTTTACCATCCTATGCTGAAATGATCAAATCTACCAATCCTGGGAGTTATGCCTTGGTCACTTGGACTGCAGATTCTGGTAACGTGACACCCCGTTTCAAGGCTTGCTTTTTCTCCTTTGCTGCACAAGTTAGGGGTTTCTTAAGAGGTTGTAGGCCTATCATAGGAATTGATGGTGCACATTTGAGTGGATACTATAAGGGAATTCTCCTCACTGCAGTTGCTATCGATGggaataatgagatttttcCATTAGCCTATAGCATTGTGAGTACGGAGAGTATGGACACATGGTCCTATTTTTTCAGAAGTTTGAAGGCTTTGTTTGTTCAACATGGGTGCCAGAGGGATGACTGGACTTTTATTAGTGACAGAATGAGG GGAGTAGAATCTGCTTTGTATGATGTTTTCCCCAAAGCAGTCAAGAGGGTCTGTGCTCAGCATCTGTATACCAACTGCAGACAAGCTGGATACAGTGGCACAGCCTTCCATGACTTGTTCTGGGTTGCTGCTGATGCATACAATCCATATGTCTTCAACAAAGCCATGGAAAAGATTGGCAAACTCATCCCAGAAGCAGTGGGATATCTTGACAAAGTGCCTGAACAGTGGTCCAGACACAAGTTTGATGTTGGGGTCACTTGTGATCACAACACCACCAACTTTGTGGAATCCTTCAACGCGTGTACCAAACCCTTTAGGGATCTTCCTGTTTTGTCACTTCTTGAAG AAATAAGGTCTTGGTGCATGACGAAGATCGGGGCCAGATTTGATAAAGCTGTTGACATTGGACCCGATCAATTGACGCCATATGCTACTAAGGAGCTTGAAGAGAGGAGTGCTGACTCGAGGTTCTGTTATGCAACTAATGCTGGGGGGGGTGAATTTGAGGTTTTAGATGGTCATGTGAAGTTCCCTATTAGGCTTGCTGCTAGAGTTTGTGGTTGTGGGAAATGGCAAGGGTGTGGTATACCTTGCAAGCATGCTATTAGGGTAATATACCATCAAAGACTCAATCCTACAGATTTTGTTTCTCCTTACTTCAAAGGGGCAGCCTATAAGCTCACATACTCAGAGCATATTCACCCCATGCCTGACTCAACACAGTGGCCTACATTTGAGCTACCTAGGATTCTTCCCCCACTAATGAGAAGGGCAGCTGGCAGACCAGCCAAGCAGAGAAGAAGAGGTGCTCATGAGAAGAAGAGGGGGAAAAGAAACACCACTGTCAAGTGTGGGAAATGCAAGCAAATTGGGCATAACTCAAGAACCTGTAAAGGAGGTTCCACTGCAAAACAGAGGAAAGAATCTGCTGCAGCTGCTGCTGGTTCTGCTGGTGCTCAACATCTG TGTTCTGGTTGTGCAGGTGGGGGTTTGGGGTGGACTGTTTGTGCAGTTGGGGGGGATTGGGGTTTAGGGCAGTgtggtgttgttgttgggtaTG GTCTGCCTACCGCAGCTGTTAGTGTGCAAAATTCAGCTGTTAGGCTGCAGTTATCCCTAACTTCCAAAATACATCCGGTCTTTCATGTTTCACAGTTAAAagctgatgttggcgatgtaatTGGTTCCCCCACAATCCCTGACCAACTATCTGCTTATTTGGTTTTGGAAGCTCAACTAGAGGCTGTGTTGGGTGTGCGAATGAATGGAACAGCAACAGAATTCCTAATCTTATGCAAACTTTACAGTTTACCTCTCAGCTTTGAACGAGTAGGTTAA